The DNA window TTTTCTCATACAACATCTAGCCAATCTTCAAGAAAGATGGCTACGACTATCAAGTCAACAAAAGTCAATTATTGTCCAGTAAATCACCTATTAGGAGGTAGCAGAACCATGAAGAAAGGAATTTATATGTTTTTTTCTACCCTACTAACCGTGGTTTTAGCAAGCACTCCCACCCACGGTAGCTACAAACCTCCTGATAACGGTGGTCCTGACGATACCGGCGATGCGGGAACGCATTTTGCACCAGCTGTCAACCTAGATGGGGACTGTCGTCAGGTTGACAGCCAGTTGTTGTCCAGTTGTTTTTAAAACCAACTACAGCAGAAATTCTCGATGCAGGTAAGGCTGCAACGCATCGGGGATACGTACGTTTTTGCCGTCTGCTTGCTGGTAATTTTCCAAAATTGCTGCCATGGTTCGACCAATGGCCAATCCCGACCCGTTGAGGGTATGAGCAAATCGGGTGCCTTTTTTGCCTGGTTCCTTCATGCGAATGTTGGCGCGTCGCGCTTGAAAATCGCCAAAATTCGAGCAGCTAGAAATTTCCCGATATTGCTCGGAAGAAGGCATCCAAACTTCTAAATCGTAGCACTTGGCAGCCCCAAAGCCCAAATCGCCGGTACAAAGTTCCATCACTCGATAGGGAAGTTGCAGTTCTTTTAAAATCGCTTCGGCATCTTGAACGAGAGATTCGTGTTCTGCGGCAGAGTTTTCGGGAGGAACAATTTTGACCAACTCTACCTTGTTAAACTGGTGTACCCGAATTAAACCGCGGGTGTCTTGACCGTAGCTGCCAGCTTCCCGCCGAAAACAAGGGGTATAGGAACAGTGATAGATGGGAAGTTCGTCGGCGTTTAAAATTTCGTCGCGGTAGAGGTTGGTCACCGGAACTTCCGCCGTGGGAGCCATCCACAGGTCGTCGCCTTCTATATGGAAGCTTTCCTCGGCAAATTTGGGTAGCTGGCTGGTCCCCACCATGGAATCGCTGTTGATTAGAATGGGGGGCATCACTTCTAGATATCCCGCTTGAATTTGGCGGTCAAGCATGAAAGAAATTAAGGCTCGCTCCAAGGCAGCGCCAGCACCAACCAAAGCCACAAACCGACTGCGGGATACTTTGACGGCGCGTTCGATGTCTAAAATACCGAGTTTTTCTCCTAGTTCCCAGTGGGGGATGCTGGTTTTTTGGGGAAGGTATTCGTCTCCCCAACGGCGGATTTCCACGTTGTCGGTTTCGTCTTCGCCGACGGGAGTGGTTTCGCTGGGAAGGTTGGGAAGGCGCAGTAGCTGCTGTTCGATTTGGGTTTTGAGTTCCCGTTCTCGGGGTTCTAACTCTCCCAGACGGCGTTTGGTTTCGTTGCCTTCCGCTTTTAGTTCGGCAAGTTCCGGGTCGTCGGCATGGCCGCCGCCGCGCATTTTTTGTCCGATTTGCTTACCAATTTCGTTGCTGCGCGCTTGTAGTTGCGATCGCTGCGTTTGTAACTGTCGCAGTTCTCGATCTAATTCTAAAATGGGCGCAATGTCGTATTCGCCACGCTTGCGAAGGCGATCGCGAATGGTTTCTGGATTTTCTCGAATTTGTTTGAGGTCTAGCACGAATCTGACTCGATCGAACGTCCCACGAACTGTACGAGCGTTTCGCGAAACGCCCCTACTCTGCCCATATTACCGGAAAGGGACGTTTCCAGCTAGGGGGAGGGGAAATTTATCGTTTGGGAGAAGATGGGGAAGAAAAGAAAATGCTGGTTTTTCCATGAATTTGGTAGCTTGACAGCAGGAAAAAGATTTTCTAATTTTAGATAGCTTATCCTTCCAACTTG is part of the Geitlerinema sp. PCC 9228 genome and encodes:
- the serS gene encoding serine--tRNA ligase, with protein sequence MLDLKQIRENPETIRDRLRKRGEYDIAPILELDRELRQLQTQRSQLQARSNEIGKQIGQKMRGGGHADDPELAELKAEGNETKRRLGELEPRERELKTQIEQQLLRLPNLPSETTPVGEDETDNVEIRRWGDEYLPQKTSIPHWELGEKLGILDIERAVKVSRSRFVALVGAGAALERALISFMLDRQIQAGYLEVMPPILINSDSMVGTSQLPKFAEESFHIEGDDLWMAPTAEVPVTNLYRDEILNADELPIYHCSYTPCFRREAGSYGQDTRGLIRVHQFNKVELVKIVPPENSAAEHESLVQDAEAILKELQLPYRVMELCTGDLGFGAAKCYDLEVWMPSSEQYREISSCSNFGDFQARRANIRMKEPGKKGTRFAHTLNGSGLAIGRTMAAILENYQQADGKNVRIPDALQPYLHREFLL